The genomic interval CCAAGGGAGATCTGGCCGGCGTGCGTGGCGGCACCAACGCCATGAAGGTGGTGAAGGTCAGCGAGATCCTCGGGGACTGACCCCGGGGGTCACGTCCCGCAGAGCCGCGTCTCCGCCTCCCGATAACGGGCCGCAGTCTGCTCGATGATGGCATCGGGCAGCCGCGGTGCCGGCGGGGTTTTGTCCCAGTCCAGGGACTGCAGATAGTCCCGAATGAACTGCTTGTCGTAACTGGGTGGGGAGATGCCGGTTCGGTACTGATCGGCGGGCCAGAAGCGACTGGAATCCGGGGTCAGGGCCTCGTCAATCCAGACCAGGCGCCCGGCGCCGTCCAGCCCGAACTCGAACTTGGTGTCAGCAATGAGAATGCCCCGCTGCCGGGCATAGTCGCGGGCTTCGGTGTAGAGCCGCAGGGTGGTGCGGCGCAGCTCGTCGGCCAGATCCCGGCCCAGCGCTTCAACCACGGCGGCAAAGTCGACGTTTTCATCGTGTCCCCCCACCTCGGCTTTGGTGGACGGGGTGAACAGGGGCTCGGGCAGGGCCTCGGCCTGCTGCAGGCCCTGTGGCAGGGTCAGGCCGCAGAGCGCGCCCGTGGCCTGGTAATCCTTCCAGCCCGATCCGATGAGGTAGCCCCGGGCGATCGCCTCGAAGGGCAGGGGAGTCAGCCGCCGCACCACCACGCTGCGGCCGGCCAGAGGCGCCCGCTCGGCCGGGTCGCTGATCACCGCCTCCAGGGGCACATCCAGCCCCTGATGGGGTACGTGGTGTCCCAGCCGCCGGAACCAGAAGTCGGACACCCGGGTGAGCACCGCGCCCTTGCCCGGGATCGGATCATCCAGGACCACGTCGAAGGCGGACAGCCGGTCGGTGGCCACCACCAGCAGGGTCTCGTCATCCACGGCATAGACATCCCGCACCTTGCCCCGATGCAGCAGAGGCAGGCTGGCGATTTCACTTTGGTAGAGGCTGTCGGGCAACACCGTGGGCTCCTGGGTTGTGGCGATGGCGTCGGCGGATGATAGCAGGCGCCCCGGTCAGGACTCCGCCGGTTTCTTGATCTGCTCAAAGGCGGCCAGCGCCGCCTGGCGGCTGGCCTTGAGGTCGACGATGGGATGGGGGTAATGCTGACCCAGCGTCACGCCGTGGTCGGCCAGCACCGACTCCGGTGCCTCCCAGGGGGCATGGCGATGTTTCGGCGGCAGGGCGGCCAGCGTCGGCACCCAGCGGGCAATGTAGTCGCCCCGGGGGTCGAAGCGCTCGCTCTGGCGCACCGGGTTGAAAATCCGGAAATAGGGGGCGGCGTCGGCGCCACTGCCCGCCACCCATTGCCAGCCCAGGCTGTTGCTGGCCAGATCGGCATCCACCAGCGTGTCCCAGAACCACGCTTCGCCGGCCTGCCAGGGCAATCGCAGGTTCTTGACCAGAAACGAGCCCACCACCATGCGCACCCGGTTGTGCATCCAGCCGGTGGCATACAGCTCGCGCATGCCGGCATCCACCAGGGGAATGCCGGTTTCACCCCGCTGCCAGGCGGTGAGCAGCGCCCCGTCGGGATCCTCCTGCCAGGGAAAATCCGCGAACCGGGGGTTCAGGGGTTGCTCCGGGAAATCCGGATGGTGGTAGAGCACATGATGGGCAAATTCCCGCCAGCCGATTTCGGCCAGAAACCGGTCGGCGCCTTCCCGGCTGTCGGCATCACTGTCCCCGGCGAGCCGGTGTTGTACCGCCTGCCAGACCTGGCGTGGCCCGATTTCCCCGAAGTGGAGGTGAGGAGACAGCCGGGAGGTGCCGGCCACCGCCGGCTGGTCCCGCCGGGTGGCGTAGTGGGCCAGACCGTCGTTGTTCAGGAAGGTCTCCAGCTGCTCGCCGGCACCCGCCTCGCCGGGGATCCATCGATCCCGCAGGCTGGCCGCCCAGTCCACGCCGGGCAGCAGTTGCAGGGCCTGCAGCGGTTCATGGCCGGCCTCGTCGAGGCCGCTGGCGCCGGGCAGTGCCCGAATGCCTGCGGAGGCGGCGGGCAGGGTCGGCGCCGGTTCCGGCTCGGGCGGCTCCCCCTGGCGGCGGCAGGCCCGCCAGAAGGGCGTGAACGCCTTGTAATCGCTGCCCGTGCCGGTCTGCACGGTCCAGGGCTCGTTCAGCAGTGAGGCGTTGTGACTGTGGGCGGCCACGCCCTGGTCGCGGAGCGCCTGCTTGATGGCCATGTCCCGGCGAATGAACGCCGGATCGTAAAGCCGGTTCCAGTGGACGGCGTCGGCACCGGTGGCTTCCACCAGCGCCTGTAGCACTAACAGGCTGTCACCCGCGCGGATCACCAGGGGCAGGCCCCGGGCGGCCAGGGCGGCGGTCAGCGCCTCGAGGCTGTGATGCAGCCACCAGTTGGACGCCCCACCGGGTGCCCATCCCTCGGCTTCCGCCGGCGCGTGGATGTACACCGGGATCACGGCCCGACCGTCCCGGGCCGCGGCCGCCAGGGCCGGATTGTCGGTGAGGCGCAGGTCCCGTCGGAACCAGCAGATCGCCGCGGACATGGTCATGTTCCTCTGCAATGGGGCGTGAATGGCGAAGGGGCCGGAATACCCCGTAAGATTGTACGTCCCTGACAGCAGCGCCGCACGAGGCAGCCCATGACCGAGACCGATCCGCAGCACGGACGCATTGCCATGATCACGGGCGCCAGCGCCGGCATTGGCCGTGCCCTGGCGGTTCGGCTGGCGGAGGATGGCTGGTCGGTGGCGCTCTGCTCCCGCCGTGAGGAAGCCCTGAGGGAAGTGGCGGCGGAGCATCCGGCGCTTGCCGACCGGCTGCACGCCTATCCGGTGGACGTGACCGACGCGGCGGAGAGTGCCGCGGTGTTTCGGGCGGTGGAAGAAGAGCTTGGCGAGGTGGACACCCTGGTCCTTAACGCCGGTGATTACGACCCCATGCCGCTGGACGATTTCGACCCGGAGCTGTTCCGTCGTCTGATCGAGGTTAACTTTCTGGGGGCGGTCAATGGTCTGCACGCCGCCCTGCCGCTGATGCGGGAACGCCGCCGGGGCCAGATACTGCTCAATGCCAGCCTGTCCGCCTACCGCGGCCTGCCCCAGGCGGCGCCCTACGGCGCCAGCAAGGCCGCGGTGCTCAACATGGCCGAGGCGCTGCGGCCGGCGCTGGCGGGCAGCGGCGTCAGTCTGCGGGTGATCAACCCTGGCTTCGTGAAGACCCGACTTACCGAGAAAAACCGCTTCCGCATGCCGCAGCTCATCACACCGGAGCAGGCGGCGGCGTATATCCACAGGGAAATTGACGCCGCCGGATTCGAGATTTTCTTCCCCAAACGCTTTGGTTGGACGCTCAAGCTGCTGCGCCTGCTCCCCTATCGGTGGTTTTTCTCCCTGACCCGGCGCATGGTCCAGCCGTGAGCACGCTGCAGCGCTACGCAGACTTTTTTGCTGCCATGCAGCCGGCGGATCTGGACCGCCTGGCGGAGGTGTTTACCGAGGATGCGCGGTTCTGCGATCCCTTTAACGATGTCCGGGGCATCGATGGCATTCGGGCGGTGTTCGAGCACATGTACGCCAGCTGTGCCATGGCTCGGTTCGAGGTCGAGGAAGTGATTGCCAGTGGTTCCGTGGGCTATCTGCGCTGGCGCTTTCATTTTCGACTGCCACGCGACCGTGAGGACCGCCGGCCGGTGGCGGGGGTGTCCCGGGTGGTGCTCACCGACGACGGACGGGTGAGCGAGCACATCGACTACTGGGATGCCGCCGGTGAGCTTTACAGTCAGTTTCCGGTCATCGGGGGGCTGATGCGCTGGCTGCGCCGGCGCTTGTCGGTGTCGAGCCCTCGACGTCACTGACCCGCGCCCGGGTGGCGGCCTGGGCTCGCCGGTCGTGGGGGAAGTTCCACATCAAGGCGGTGGCCGCCAGCTTGAAGGCGATGGGCACGGCGCCGTAGAACAACGCCAGCGCCAGAATCCCCTCCCGGTCCTCCACCCGGGTGGCATCAAACCCCACCGCTTCCAGTATCGGAAAAGCGATCCCCACGGCCAGGGCCAGCGAGAGCTTGGTGGCCATGTTCCAGATCCCGAAATACAGCCCGGTGCGGCGCCCGCCGCCCCCGGCGGTGTCCAGATCCACCAGATCCGCCTGGATGGCGGCAGGCAGTGCCATGTCCACCGCCACGCCGACGCCGGATAGCAGGCAGATGACCAGAAACAGCCAGGTGTCGCCGGGGCCCAGGAACGGCACCGCCAGGAACACCAGCGAGGTCCAGAGCATGGAAATGGCCCAGGTGCGGTGCTTGCCAATGCGCCGTGACAGCCACAGCCAGCCAGGCAGGGCGGCGATGCCCACCACGAAGTACACTAGTAGCAGCGGACCGGTCCAGGCCTCGGCCATCAGCACATGAGTCACAAACAGCACGAACAGCGACGCCGGCAGGCCATTGGCCACGCCGTTCATGACATAGGCCAGCAACAGCCGCATGAAGGGGCGGTTACGGCGCAGCAGCGCCCAGCCGACGCGCCAGCCCACCGGCTGCGGGGCCACGCGTTGCTCCGGCACCCGCCACAGGGTAACCGCCATCACCACCGGCAGCACCAGCACCAGCAGCCACGCCAGTCCCGCCAGAGTGTCCGCATCCGCCTCGCCGCCGCCCACCAGGGTGGGCCAGGCAATGGCCAGCAGTGTACCGGCCAGCATGAACCCCTCCCGGCTGGCGGTCAGGCTGGCGCGGCGGTCATAGTCGCCGGTGATCTCCGCGCCCCAGGCGGTGTAGGGCAGTGAGATCAGGGTCCAGCCCAGATAGGCGGCCAGTCCCCAGGTGAGCAGATAGACCAGGGTGACGTCGTCCGGCGGTCGGAACAGGGCCCAGGCGCTGACCAGCAAAAGCGGGGTGCCCGCCGCCATCAGCGGGCGTCGCCGGCCCCAGCGGGTGTCCAACCGGTCCCCGAGGCTGCCGATCAGCGGGTCGGTGACCACATCCCAAAGCCGTGCCACCAGCAGCGCCGTGCCCACCGCCGCCAGCCCCAGGGTCTCGCCGTAAAAGCCGGGCAGAAAGATGTACATGGGCACGCCCATCACCGCCAGGGGCAGGGCAGGCAGCCCGTAGAGGAGCGTCCGCCCCCGGGAGGGGTTCACGGACGCCGCAACAGCAACCGCCGGACGTCGATGGCGCCGGTGCTGAAGCCGGCATAGCAGTAGGCCAGGTAGTACCGCCACATATTGATGAAGCGCTGATCAAAACCCAGCCGTTGGATTTCCGGGAGCGCCCGCTGGAAGTTGGCATCCCAGGCCAGCAGGGTTTGGGCATAGTGTTGTCCGAGCCCGGTGGACTCGAGGACTTCCAGGTCGGCCCGGGTGGCATGCTCCTCGAGATGCCGCTCGGTAGGCAGCATCCCACCTGGGAAGATGTAGCGCTGGATGAAGTCTGGCCGGCGGCGATACTCCTCGAACCGGTGGTCCTCGATGGTGATGCCGTGCAGGCCGATGCGGCCGCCTGGGCGGACCCGGGCGTAGAGCATGTCAAAGTAGTTCGACCAGTACTGCTCACCCACCGCCTCGAGCATTTCGATGGACACCGCGTGATCAAAACGCCCGCCGGCCACCCGGTAGTCCTCGAGCCGCAGATCCACCAGGTCGGACAGGCCGGCGTCCGCCACCGAGCGCCGGGCCCAGGACAATTGTTCGGTGGACAGGGTCAGACCGGTCACCCGAATCCCCCGGCGGGCGGCTTCGATGGCAAAGCCTCCCCAGCCGCAGCCGATTTCCAGCACGTGCTCGCCGGGCTGCACCCCCATGGTGTCCAGAAGCTGGCGGTATTTGTTCCGCTGGGCGTCCGCCAGGGACTGCTCCGGGTGCTCGAACACCGCCGCCGAGTAGGTCATGGTCTCGTCCAGCCAGTGCCGGTAGAACTCGTTGCCCAGGTCGTAGTGGGCGGCAATGTTCCGGCGGCTGCCACGGCGGGTGTTGCGACGCCCCCGGTGCCGCAGGGCCAGACGCAGCCGGTACATCCAGTTGGGTTCCATGCGGTGGTAATAGGCGTCCTCGTTGAGCTGCATGAGCTCGAGGAAACCCGGCAGATCCGGCGTGGACCACTCGCCGGCCATGTAGCTTTCGGCAAATCCGTTGGCGCCACGGGTCAGGGTGCGGCCCACCATTCGCCAGGGGCGATGGAAACGCAGCACCGCGGTGGGACCCTGCTCGGGGCCCTGAATCAGGAACGGCTCACCACTCTGCAGCTGACCCTCCAGGCGGCCCCGCCGGAGCTGGCGGAACCAGCTCAGCAGGATGCGCTCACCCGGGGGCAGCGGCGAGGGGATTTCAACCAGGGTCTGTTGGGGACTGTTCATTCGGTGATTTCTCTTGCCGGTGGCTTCGGCTTGCGGTGAAAGCGCCCGCCCCGAAGCCAGATCTTCAAGGCCTGCCAATGGATCGCCGCGATGACCTTCATAGTCATTAAGGGTACCGCCACCGCCGCCCGGAGCAACCCCGAGTCGCCAGCGGGGACCCGCTCGCCGGTTTGTACGGCAATCAGCGCCGGCTCCTCCGGCTGCTCTTCATTGTGCCAATTCACGGTCACGCCATAACGGGCGGCCGGCGCCTGAACCCGGAACTGGTAGTGGCCTTCCCGGGGCAGGAACGGGGAGACGTGGAAACACTTCTCGGCGCTGTCCCGCAGATTCTCCGGCAGAGGCGCACCGCCGTTGTGAAGCAGATAGCCATGCCACTCGCCAAAGGTGTTGCGCACCTCGCAGAGCACCGCCCGCAGGGAGCCATCGTCGTGCCGGCAGAACCACACCGACAGCGGGTTGAACACATAGCCCAGCACTCGCGGATAGCAGAGCAGCTGCACGCGGCCGCCGGCCAGGTCGATGCCCGCCTCCTGCAACTGCCTGTCAATCCAGGGCCGCAGCGCCGAGCCGTCCTTGGGCCCGTGGTCGCGGTCGTGGAAGGCCAGCAGGTTGAAGCGGTTATGGGAGAACAGCCAGTGTCGCCGATGCGCCTCGTCCAGCCGGTCCAGGTCCACCAGCAGGCTGAATACCCGGTAGGCGAACTGATAGCGCGGCGCCACCCGACGCTCGTGAAACAGCCGGCCGCGATACAGGCGCAGGCCCGACTCCGCCGCGGTCATGACGGCAGGCCGGCCCCCAGTGGCGCCGGCGTGACGGCGGGCGGATCCACCGGCGCGGTGGATCGTGGGCGAGCCCAGGGCGCTGACACCCCCAGGCCTTCGGCCACCCGCACCGCGCTGGCAAAGGCGTCTTCGTGAAAGCCATAGCCGTGGTAGCTGCCGCAGAACCACAGCCGGTCCCGGCCCTGAATGGCGGGCAGTTCGATCTGGGCGGTCATGGCCCCCTGGTCGAACACCGGGTGGGCATAGGACAGCTGCCGGACCACGTGCTCCGGTGCAGGCTCTCGCAGCGGGTTGAGGCTGACAAAGATGTCCGTGTCGGTGTCCAGGGACTGCAACCGGTTCATCCAGTAGGTCACCGACACCGGGTCGGAGCCATCGGCGCTGCGGGCGGTGAGGTGATTCCAGGACGACCATACGGAACGGCGCCGGGGCATGAGTGCCGGGTCGGTGTGCAGCCAGGCGTCGTTGTCCTGATAGCCGAAGGCGCCAAGAATGCGCTGTTCGTCGGGGCGGGGGCTATCCAGCATCGCCAGGGCCTGATCGGCGTGGGCCGCCATCACCACGTCATCAAACGTGCCCAGCTCGCCGTGATCGCCGGCGAGCCGGACCCCCTGGCCCGTTCGGGTGACGGCGCGGACCGGGCAGCCCGAGACCACCCGGTGAATCGACTCCCGCAGGCGATTGACGTATTCCCGACTGCCACCCGCCACGGTTCGCCACTGGGGGCGGTCGTTGAGCTGGATCAGACCGTGGTTATGGAAAAACCGCAGGAACGACCGGGCCGGGAAGCGCAGCATGAGGTCCTGGGGGCAGGACCAGATGGCCGCACTCATGGGCAGCAGGTAATAGCGGCGAAAGGCTTCGCCCATGCGCAGCTCATCCAGCAGCTCACCCAGGGTCTGGCGGTGACCCTCGCCATCGGCGAGCCGCTGATTGGCGGCCCGGTTGAACCGCAGGATGTCCCGGACCATGCCCCAGAAGCGCGGCCGCACCAGATTGCGCCGCTGGGCAAACAGGGTGCCCAGCCCGCTGCCGGCGTACTCCAGATCGATATCGGTGGCCGCGAAGGCAAATGACATGTCGGAGTCGCGGGTGGGCACGTCCAGAGTCTGGAACAGCGCCTTGAGCTGCGGGTAGTTGGGCTCGTTGTAGACGATGAACCCGGTATCCACCGGGATATTGCCCTGCGCCGTCGGGCACTCGACGGTGTTGCTGTGGCCACCCAGACGGGGCTCAGCCTCGAACAGGGTCACCGAGTGGCGGCGGGAGAGAAGCCAGGCCGCGCCCAGGCCAGCGACACCGCTGCCCACCACGGCAATGTTTCGGGATTCCATGCATGCACCTGCGTGAGAGATCAACGCCTGATTGTACAGGGTTGGTTGCCTGACGGGGGCGGGTTAGGCTCCGACCCATGGCCATTCAGCACCGTCGCCCCCGGGGCGAAACCCGTCGAACCATCCTGCGGGTGGCGGCCCGTCGGTTTCAGCAGGCGGGCTACCACGGGTTCACCTTTGCCCAGATTGCCGAGGAACTGGAGATCCGCAGCAGCGCGGTGCACTACCACTTCCCCGGCAAACCGGACCTGGTCGTGGCGATTTTCCAGCGCTACCGGGAGCACTTTGCCTGGTGGTGCGAGCAGCAGGCCAGTGACCGGCTGGCGCCGCTGGACCGGTTGCAGCGCTTCCTGGATCTTGAAGCGCGTAACCTGGATGGCGAGCGGGTGGAGCCCCTGGGTCTTGCCGGTGTGGAGTATGCCAGCCTGCCGGCGTCGGCCTGCAGCGAGGCCGAAGCCCTGCGCGATGACGTGGCGGACTGGCTTACCGGCGTGCTGGCCGCCGGGCTCGACACCGGCGATTTTCAGTTCGGGGCGGCGCCCCGGGATCAGGCCCGGCTGGTGATGGCGGGGGTTCAGGGGGCGCTGCAACTGGCCCGGCTGAGGGACGCCCGGGACTTTACCGCGGTTCGCCGGGCACTGCTGGCGAGTGTCGGTGCCCGGGGCGTCTGAACGCCGCATCTGCTACCATTCCGCGCATGCGTGAACTGGTTATCGCTCCGTCCATTCTGGCCGCCGATTTCGCCCGTCTGGGCGAAGAAGTGGACCAGGTCCTTGCCGCCGGCGCGGACTGGGTGCATTTCGACGTCATGGACAATCACTACGTGCCGAATCTCAGTTTCGGCCCGCTGGTGTGTCAGGCCCTGCGCCGGCATGGCGTTCAGGCCCCCATTGACGTCCATTTGATGGTGCGGCCGGTGGACCGGATCATTCCGGATTTCGCCCAGGCCGGCGCCAGCCTGATCAGTTTCCACCCCGAGGCCAGCGACCACGTCGACCGCAGTCTGCAACTCATCCGCGAGCAGGGCTGCCGCACCGGCCTGGTGTTCAACCCGGCGACGCCGCTGGATTGCCTGCGCTATGTCATGGACAAGGTCGACCTGGTGTTGCTGATGTCGGTGAACCCGGGCTTCGGCGGTCAGCAGTTCCTGCCGGGCACCCTCGACAAGCTGCGGGAGGCCCGGGCCCTGATCGATGCCAGCGGGCACGCCATCCGGCTGCAGGTGGATGGCGGTGTGGGCCCGCGCAACGTCGCCGAGATCGTTGCCGCCGGCGCGGACACCGTGGTGGCGGGATCCGCCATTTTCGGCCAGCCCGACTACGCCTCGGTGATCGCCGACATGCGGCGTCGCGCCGCGTCCGGCCCGGGGGTGTCGTGACCGAAACCCCGCGGCCGGCGGCCCTTCTGTTCGATCTGGACGGCACGCTGGTGGACAGTGCGCCGGACCTGACCACCGCCGTCAATCGCATGCTGGCGGACCAGGGCGGCACCCCGGTGCAGGAGGCCCAGGTCCGGCAATGGATTGGCAACGGGGCCCGGCGCCTGGTGGCCCGGGCACTGACCGGGGACCGGCAGGTGGACGCGGATCCGCCGGGCATCGGGAGGGCCTTCGAGCATTTTCTCGGTCATTACCGCGACTGTCTGCACGATCAGACCCGGCTGTACCCGGGGGTGATCGAGGCCCTGGGCCGGCTGCAGGCCATGGGTCTGCCGCTGGGTATCGTCACCAACAAGCCCGGCGCGTTCACCCAACCGCTCCTACAGGCCATGGGTCTGGCGGATTTCATGGCGGTGAGCGTCAGCGGTGACACCCTGCCGGTGAAAAAGCCGGACCCGGCGCCGCTCCGCCACGCTGCCGAGCGCCTGGGCGTTGCCGCCAACCACTGCTGGTTCGTGGGTGACTCCCGGGCGGACGCCGATGCGGCCGCGGCGGCGGGTATGCCGATGATCCGGGTGCCCTGGGGCTATCCCGGGGATGCCGAGGCCTTCGCGGCCCATCCGGATCTGCCGGTCATGACCTTCCAGGAGCTGGCCGACCAGCTGGAACGGGAGCCAGTGGAATGAGTCAGGCACGGCGCATTCCCTTGGTCCGGGAACTGCTGGCGGACCTGGACACGCCCCTGTCCACCTACCTCAAGCTGGCCGGTGGGCCGGGCAGCTATCTGTTCGAGTCGGTGCAGGGCGGTGAGAAGTGGGGCCGCTACTCCATTATCGGCCTGCCCTGCCGGCGCCAGCACCGTATTCATGGTCATCGGGTGGACACCTGGGACAACGGCCACAAGGTCGCCTCGGAAACCGTCGACGATCCACTGGCCTGGGTCGAGGCCCGGCACCGCTCGGTGGTCTCCGAGCCCCAGGACGACTTTCCGGTGCTGCCCCGTTTCCTCGGTGGCCTGGTGGGTTACTTCGGCTACGACACCATTCGCTATATCGAGCCGCGGCTGGCGGACTGCCCCAACGACGACCCGCTGGGGGTGCCGGACATCCTGCTCATGGAGAGCGAGGAAGTGCTGGTGTTCGACAACCTGGCCGGCCGGCTCTATCTGGTGGTCAACATCGATCCCGGGCAGGATGGCGCCCGCGCGGCAGGCGAGGCCCGGCTTGACGCCCTGGCCCGGCAGCTACGGGACGAGGCGCTGCGGTATGCCCGCCCGGCCACGCCCCGGGCGGTGGGCGAAGACGATTTCGACTCGTCCATCGCTCGCGACGATTATCGGCTCATGGTGGAGCGGATCCGCCGCTACATCGTCGATGGTGACTGCATGCAGGTGGTGCCGTCCCGGCGCATGAGCGCCGATTACGACGGCCGGCCGCTGGACCTCTATCGCGCCCTGCGCTGCACCAATCCGTCGCCTTATCTGTTCTTCCTCGATTTTGGCGACTTTCAGGTGGTGGGCTCCTCGCCGGAGATTCTGGCCCGGCTCGAGGAAGGCGAAGCCACCGTCCGCCCCATCGCCGGCACCCGGCGGCGGGGCGCCAGCCCCCGGGAGGACCAGGCGCTGGAGGCGGAACTGCTGGCGGATCCCAAGGAGCGCGCCGAACATCTGATGCTGATCGACCTGGGGCGCAACGACATCGGCCGGGTCTGCGAGACCGGCAGCGTGCGGGTTACCGACCAGATGACCATCGAGCGCTACAGCCATGTCATGCACATCGTCTCCAACGTCACCGGCCAACTGAAGCCCGGCCTGGGGCCGATGGATCTATTGCGGGCCACCCATCCCGCCGGCACCCTGAGTGGTGCCCCCAAAATCCGGGCCATGGAAATCATCGACGAAGTCGAGCCCGTCAAGCGGGGGGTCTATGGCGGCGCGGTGGGGTATCTGTCGTGGACCGGTAACATGGACACCGCCATTGCCATTCGCACCGCCGTGATCAAGGACGGCCGGGTGCATGTCCAGGCCGGCGGCGGGGTGGTTCATGATTCCGACGCCGATGCGGAATGGGAAGAAACCGTCAACAAGGGCCGGGCGCTGTTCCGCGCCGTGGCCATGGCCGAGGCCGGCCTCGATCAGGACTAGACAGGGCCCGACCGGCCCGGGAGGCAGACACAATGCTGCTCATGATCGACAACTACGATTCCTTCACTTACAACCTGGTCCAGTACCTGGGGGAGTTGGGGGCCGAGGTGGCGGTTCACCGCAACGACGCCATCGGCCTTGACGATATCGAGCGCATGGCGCCGGAGCGCATCGTGCTCTCCCCCGGGCCCTGCACCCCCAATGAAGCGGGCATTTCCCTGGCGGTGGTGGAGCGCTTTGC from Spiribacter sp. 2438 carries:
- a CDS encoding phosphoribosylaminoimidazolesuccinocarboxamide synthase encodes the protein MLPDSLYQSEIASLPLLHRGKVRDVYAVDDETLLVVATDRLSAFDVVLDDPIPGKGAVLTRVSDFWFRRLGHHVPHQGLDVPLEAVISDPAERAPLAGRSVVVRRLTPLPFEAIARGYLIGSGWKDYQATGALCGLTLPQGLQQAEALPEPLFTPSTKAEVGGHDENVDFAAVVEALGRDLADELRRTTLRLYTEARDYARQRGILIADTKFEFGLDGAGRLVWIDEALTPDSSRFWPADQYRTGISPPSYDKQFIRDYLQSLDWDKTPPAPRLPDAIIEQTAARYREAETRLCGT
- a CDS encoding deoxyribodipyrimidine photo-lyase; this translates as MSAAICWFRRDLRLTDNPALAAAARDGRAVIPVYIHAPAEAEGWAPGGASNWWLHHSLEALTAALAARGLPLVIRAGDSLLVLQALVEATGADAVHWNRLYDPAFIRRDMAIKQALRDQGVAAHSHNASLLNEPWTVQTGTGSDYKAFTPFWRACRRQGEPPEPEPAPTLPAASAGIRALPGASGLDEAGHEPLQALQLLPGVDWAASLRDRWIPGEAGAGEQLETFLNNDGLAHYATRRDQPAVAGTSRLSPHLHFGEIGPRQVWQAVQHRLAGDSDADSREGADRFLAEIGWREFAHHVLYHHPDFPEQPLNPRFADFPWQEDPDGALLTAWQRGETGIPLVDAGMRELYATGWMHNRVRMVVGSFLVKNLRLPWQAGEAWFWDTLVDADLASNSLGWQWVAGSGADAAPYFRIFNPVRQSERFDPRGDYIARWVPTLAALPPKHRHAPWEAPESVLADHGVTLGQHYPHPIVDLKASRQAALAAFEQIKKPAES
- a CDS encoding SDR family oxidoreductase, yielding MTETDPQHGRIAMITGASAGIGRALAVRLAEDGWSVALCSRREEALREVAAEHPALADRLHAYPVDVTDAAESAAVFRAVEEELGEVDTLVLNAGDYDPMPLDDFDPELFRRLIEVNFLGAVNGLHAALPLMRERRRGQILLNASLSAYRGLPQAAPYGASKAAVLNMAEALRPALAGSGVSLRVINPGFVKTRLTEKNRFRMPQLITPEQAAAYIHREIDAAGFEIFFPKRFGWTLKLLRLLPYRWFFSLTRRMVQP
- a CDS encoding nuclear transport factor 2 family protein, with product MSTLQRYADFFAAMQPADLDRLAEVFTEDARFCDPFNDVRGIDGIRAVFEHMYASCAMARFEVEEVIASGSVGYLRWRFHFRLPRDREDRRPVAGVSRVVLTDDGRVSEHIDYWDAAGELYSQFPVIGGLMRWLRRRLSVSSPRRH
- a CDS encoding MFS transporter → MYIFLPGFYGETLGLAAVGTALLVARLWDVVTDPLIGSLGDRLDTRWGRRRPLMAAGTPLLLVSAWALFRPPDDVTLVYLLTWGLAAYLGWTLISLPYTAWGAEITGDYDRRASLTASREGFMLAGTLLAIAWPTLVGGGEADADTLAGLAWLLVLVLPVVMAVTLWRVPEQRVAPQPVGWRVGWALLRRNRPFMRLLLAYVMNGVANGLPASLFVLFVTHVLMAEAWTGPLLLVYFVVGIAALPGWLWLSRRIGKHRTWAISMLWTSLVFLAVPFLGPGDTWLFLVICLLSGVGVAVDMALPAAIQADLVDLDTAGGGGRRTGLYFGIWNMATKLSLALAVGIAFPILEAVGFDATRVEDREGILALALFYGAVPIAFKLAATALMWNFPHDRRAQAATRARVSDVEGSTPTSAGAASASAPR
- a CDS encoding cyclopropane-fatty-acyl-phospholipid synthase family protein; translated protein: MNSPQQTLVEIPSPLPPGERILLSWFRQLRRGRLEGQLQSGEPFLIQGPEQGPTAVLRFHRPWRMVGRTLTRGANGFAESYMAGEWSTPDLPGFLELMQLNEDAYYHRMEPNWMYRLRLALRHRGRRNTRRGSRRNIAAHYDLGNEFYRHWLDETMTYSAAVFEHPEQSLADAQRNKYRQLLDTMGVQPGEHVLEIGCGWGGFAIEAARRGIRVTGLTLSTEQLSWARRSVADAGLSDLVDLRLEDYRVAGGRFDHAVSIEMLEAVGEQYWSNYFDMLYARVRPGGRIGLHGITIEDHRFEEYRRRPDFIQRYIFPGGMLPTERHLEEHATRADLEVLESTGLGQHYAQTLLAWDANFQRALPEIQRLGFDQRFINMWRYYLAYCYAGFSTGAIDVRRLLLRRP
- a CDS encoding DUF1365 domain-containing protein; the protein is MTAAESGLRLYRGRLFHERRVAPRYQFAYRVFSLLVDLDRLDEAHRRHWLFSHNRFNLLAFHDRDHGPKDGSALRPWIDRQLQEAGIDLAGGRVQLLCYPRVLGYVFNPLSVWFCRHDDGSLRAVLCEVRNTFGEWHGYLLHNGGAPLPENLRDSAEKCFHVSPFLPREGHYQFRVQAPAARYGVTVNWHNEEQPEEPALIAVQTGERVPAGDSGLLRAAVAVPLMTMKVIAAIHWQALKIWLRGGRFHRKPKPPAREITE
- a CDS encoding NAD(P)/FAD-dependent oxidoreductase, translating into MESRNIAVVGSGVAGLGAAWLLSRRHSVTLFEAEPRLGGHSNTVECPTAQGNIPVDTGFIVYNEPNYPQLKALFQTLDVPTRDSDMSFAFAATDIDLEYAGSGLGTLFAQRRNLVRPRFWGMVRDILRFNRAANQRLADGEGHRQTLGELLDELRMGEAFRRYYLLPMSAAIWSCPQDLMLRFPARSFLRFFHNHGLIQLNDRPQWRTVAGGSREYVNRLRESIHRVVSGCPVRAVTRTGQGVRLAGDHGELGTFDDVVMAAHADQALAMLDSPRPDEQRILGAFGYQDNDAWLHTDPALMPRRRSVWSSWNHLTARSADGSDPVSVTYWMNRLQSLDTDTDIFVSLNPLREPAPEHVVRQLSYAHPVFDQGAMTAQIELPAIQGRDRLWFCGSYHGYGFHEDAFASAVRVAEGLGVSAPWARPRSTAPVDPPAVTPAPLGAGLPS
- a CDS encoding TetR/AcrR family transcriptional regulator, which codes for MAIQHRRPRGETRRTILRVAARRFQQAGYHGFTFAQIAEELEIRSSAVHYHFPGKPDLVVAIFQRYREHFAWWCEQQASDRLAPLDRLQRFLDLEARNLDGERVEPLGLAGVEYASLPASACSEAEALRDDVADWLTGVLAAGLDTGDFQFGAAPRDQARLVMAGVQGALQLARLRDARDFTAVRRALLASVGARGV
- the rpe gene encoding ribulose-phosphate 3-epimerase; its protein translation is MRELVIAPSILAADFARLGEEVDQVLAAGADWVHFDVMDNHYVPNLSFGPLVCQALRRHGVQAPIDVHLMVRPVDRIIPDFAQAGASLISFHPEASDHVDRSLQLIREQGCRTGLVFNPATPLDCLRYVMDKVDLVLLMSVNPGFGGQQFLPGTLDKLREARALIDASGHAIRLQVDGGVGPRNVAEIVAAGADTVVAGSAIFGQPDYASVIADMRRRAASGPGVS